The following are encoded together in the Pleurocapsa sp. FMAR1 genome:
- a CDS encoding M16 family metallopeptidase gives MTSIITKQPKLNAPTIRQLDNGLTIIAEQMPVDAVNLNVWINVGSAKESDDINGMAHFLEHMVFKGTPNLKMGEFEHLIEERGAVTNAATSQDYTHYYITTAPKDFAELAPLQLDVVLNPSIENEAFEREKLVVLEEIRRSEDSPRRRTFYRSMEACFETLPYRRPVLGPSTVIENLRSQQMRDFHGAWYQPQSMTAAVVGNLPVEELIEIVTQGFAQHYDSGEEYTKNTTPSVTPEQPFASIARYEYTDESLQQARLVMGWRVPGMEDLAETYALDILAVILGQGKVSRLFRELREEKGLVNQIGVSNMTQTHQGVFYISAALPTENIPEVEQAIAQQIKNIQTEPIAAKDIERIRTQVANRFVFANERPSDRANLYGYYYSQLKDLAPALNYPQHIQAISAQDLQAAAQKYLNPEAYGIVTMKPE, from the coding sequence ATGACTTCCATTATTACTAAACAGCCTAAGCTCAATGCCCCAACTATACGCCAATTAGATAATGGCTTAACCATTATCGCCGAACAAATGCCTGTGGATGCGGTGAACCTCAATGTGTGGATTAATGTTGGTTCAGCCAAAGAGAGCGATGATATTAACGGTATGGCACATTTTTTGGAACATATGGTGTTTAAAGGCACGCCTAATCTAAAAATGGGTGAATTTGAGCATTTGATTGAAGAACGGGGTGCAGTAACTAATGCAGCTACTAGCCAAGACTATACTCATTACTATATAACCACTGCTCCCAAAGATTTTGCTGAACTAGCTCCCCTTCAGCTAGACGTGGTTTTAAATCCTAGTATTGAAAATGAAGCTTTTGAACGAGAGAAATTAGTTGTACTCGAAGAAATTCGTCGCTCGGAAGATAGCCCACGTCGTCGTACCTTTTATCGCTCAATGGAAGCCTGTTTTGAAACTCTTCCTTATCGTCGCCCTGTATTAGGTCCAAGTACAGTAATTGAAAACTTGCGATCGCAACAAATGCGCGATTTTCATGGTGCTTGGTATCAACCCCAGTCAATGACCGCAGCGGTTGTGGGTAATCTGCCAGTAGAAGAGTTAATTGAGATTGTTACCCAAGGGTTTGCCCAGCATTATGATTCTGGCGAGGAATATACTAAAAATACTACTCCCTCGGTAACTCCAGAACAGCCTTTTGCTTCCATAGCTCGTTATGAATATACTGATGAGAGTTTGCAGCAGGCACGATTAGTCATGGGTTGGCGTGTTCCTGGGATGGAAGATTTAGCCGAAACTTATGCCCTAGATATCCTGGCGGTAATTTTAGGACAGGGTAAGGTATCCCGTTTATTTAGAGAGTTGCGCGAAGAAAAAGGTCTGGTTAATCAGATAGGCGTAAGTAATATGACCCAAACCCACCAAGGAGTATTTTATATTTCTGCTGCTTTGCCCACGGAAAATATTCCTGAAGTGGAACAGGCGATCGCCCAACAAATCAAAAATATTCAGACTGAACCGATTGCAGCTAAGGATATTGAGCGTATTCGTACTCAAGTAGCGAATCGATTTGTCTTTGCTAATGAACGACCAAGCGATCGCGCTAATCTTTATGGCTATTATTATTCACAGCTAAAAGATCTAGCACCCGCCCTCAATTATCCACAACATATTCAAGCTATATCTGCCCAGGATTTACAGGCAGCAGCCCAGAAATATCTCAATCCAGAAGCCTATGGCATTGTCACCATGAAACCTGAGTAA
- the tsaB gene encoding tRNA (adenosine(37)-N6)-threonylcarbamoyltransferase complex dimerization subunit type 1 TsaB, protein MPVLNSHKYAIALHTSTPQLGIALNNYQGNSRHEVWDLGRDLASHLHQYLQKMLLPQTWQDIEFIAVAKGPGGFTGTRVGVVTARTIAQQLDIPLFGISNLAAVAAAQNHLGNELLAVQMAARREELFVAIYRLDEQGQLQAYMEDTLISQAAWQEILDSLDAYKLIIAEDNIAGTVTNVLDLAYADWQQGKSDHWSEVIPFYGQHPVNN, encoded by the coding sequence ATGCCCGTCCTCAATAGTCATAAATATGCGATCGCTCTTCACACCAGTACACCTCAGCTTGGAATAGCTCTCAATAATTATCAGGGAAACAGTCGCCATGAGGTTTGGGACTTAGGGCGAGATTTAGCATCTCATCTGCATCAATACTTGCAAAAAATGCTCCTACCGCAAACTTGGCAGGATATAGAGTTTATTGCCGTAGCCAAAGGGCCTGGAGGCTTTACAGGAACTCGTGTAGGAGTTGTTACAGCGCGCACCATAGCTCAACAGTTAGATATTCCCTTATTTGGTATTTCTAATCTAGCAGCAGTGGCAGCAGCCCAAAATCATCTTGGCAATGAATTGTTAGCAGTACAAATGGCTGCCAGAAGAGAAGAACTATTTGTGGCTATTTACCGCTTAGATGAACAAGGGCAACTTCAAGCATATATGGAGGATACGTTAATCAGTCAGGCAGCTTGGCAAGAAATTTTAGATAGTTTGGATGCTTATAAACTAATTATTGCCGAGGATAATATTGCTGGTACGGTAACTAATGTATTGGACTTGGCTTATGCCGACTGGCAACAGGGAAAGTCCGATCATTGGTCAGAAGTTATCCCTTTTTATGGTCAACATCCAGTTAATAACTAG
- the mfd gene encoding transcription-repair coupling factor, with product MAFASVVRTIEKSPLTRELLIKLDKGQSLLLNGIPRLPKGIVSSSLAKAQDKNLFLVCPTLEEAGRWAAQLEAMGWQTVNFYPTSEASPYDPFDPESEITWGQMQVLSIINEGDNHKPIAIVATERSLQPHLPPPEVFGSYCQTLQQGMELTSKQLDESLAKLGYERVALVETEGQWSRRGDIVDIFPVSAELPVRLEWFGDELEKLKEFDPATQRSLDKLEQLLLTPTSFNTIIANSILENGKSVESYLDDEELEALLEGNPPEGMRRFLGIAFDKHVSILDYLPDNTLIAIDELEQCQAHSDRWIELAESQWQGLEQSLPKIHAEFQNCLAKTDKFDCIYLSEIAEEKPRLNIAKPDAVSVHNLQARPIPTTPNQFAKLAGILRGKREIYSGMTLEKYQTWLISAQPSRSASLLQEHDCPVQFVPNPQDFRAIEKAHIQSTAVAVKYSGLAELEGFILPTYRIVIVTDKEFFGQQILATSGYIRKRRRATSKKVDLNKLRPGDYVVHKHHGLGKFIELETLVHREYLVVQYADGILRVPADSLDMLTRFRQVGKRPPELNKMAAKSWSNTKTRVKKNIKRLAVDLLKLYAKRSKLEGYAYPPDNPWQQELEDSFPYQPTPDQLKATQDIKIDLESDRPMDRLVCGDVGFGKTEVAIRAIFKVITSGNKQVAFLAPTTILTQQHYHTLKERFAPYPINVGLLNRFRTASEKKEIMQRLATGELDLVVGTQQLLNKDVKFKDLGMLVVDEEQRFGVNQKEKIKAFKAQVDVLTLSATPIPRTLYMSLSGIREMSLITTPPPSRRPIKTHLSPYNPEVIRNAIRNELDRGGQAFYVVPRVEGIEEVSAQIREMIPNIKIAIAHGQMPEAELESTMLTFGNGEADLLLCTTIIESGLDIPRVNTIIVEDSQRFGLSQLYQLRGRVGRAGIQAHAWLLYPNKQTLSDTARKRLRALQEFSQLGSGYQLATRDMEIRGVGSLLGAEQSGQITNIGFELYMEMLQEAIKEIQGQEIPKVEDTQIDLKLTSFIPASYIADAGQKMDAYRAIATASSKKELVQIAAEWEDRYGAIPSPTQQLIQVMELKQIAKAIGFSRIKPEGQTNIVLETPMAEPAWNLLAKNLPKHLRSRFVYAPKKVIVRGLGIVKPQKQLDNLSEWLGIIHKALPELELV from the coding sequence ATGGCTTTTGCATCGGTAGTACGGACGATAGAAAAATCGCCTTTAACCAGAGAATTACTAATAAAACTTGATAAAGGGCAGTCATTGCTGCTTAATGGCATACCACGTTTACCAAAGGGAATTGTTAGCTCTAGTTTGGCAAAAGCCCAAGACAAAAACTTATTTTTAGTTTGTCCTACCTTAGAAGAGGCTGGACGCTGGGCTGCCCAATTAGAGGCGATGGGGTGGCAGACAGTAAATTTTTATCCTACCTCCGAAGCAAGTCCTTATGACCCATTTGACCCCGAATCAGAGATAACTTGGGGACAGATGCAGGTTTTGTCAATTATCAATGAGGGAGATAATCATAAACCGATCGCCATAGTTGCTACAGAGCGATCGCTTCAGCCTCATTTGCCACCCCCAGAGGTGTTTGGGTCTTATTGTCAGACGCTACAGCAGGGGATGGAGTTGACCTCGAAGCAGCTAGATGAATCTTTGGCTAAATTGGGTTATGAACGAGTAGCTTTGGTAGAAACAGAAGGGCAATGGAGTAGAAGAGGCGATATTGTGGATATCTTCCCAGTATCAGCAGAATTACCCGTGAGGCTGGAGTGGTTTGGGGATGAGTTAGAAAAGTTAAAGGAGTTCGATCCTGCTACTCAAAGATCTTTAGACAAACTGGAGCAGTTGTTATTAACGCCAACTTCTTTTAATACCATAATTGCTAATAGTATTTTGGAAAATGGTAAAAGTGTTGAAAGCTATTTAGATGATGAAGAATTAGAAGCTCTACTTGAGGGCAATCCGCCAGAAGGGATGAGGCGATTTTTAGGAATTGCTTTTGATAAACATGTTTCGATTTTAGATTATTTACCTGACAATACCTTGATAGCTATTGATGAATTAGAACAATGCCAGGCACATAGCGATCGCTGGATAGAACTGGCAGAATCTCAATGGCAAGGTTTAGAGCAAAGTCTGCCCAAAATTCACGCTGAGTTCCAAAATTGTTTAGCCAAAACTGATAAGTTTGACTGTATTTATTTATCTGAAATTGCCGAAGAAAAACCTCGTTTAAATATAGCTAAACCTGACGCGGTATCAGTACATAATTTACAGGCGCGTCCTATTCCTACTACGCCCAACCAGTTTGCCAAACTAGCGGGGATTCTAAGAGGTAAACGAGAAATATACAGCGGGATGACCTTGGAAAAATATCAAACTTGGTTGATTTCTGCCCAGCCTAGTCGTTCGGCTTCTCTATTACAAGAACATGATTGTCCCGTTCAGTTTGTTCCTAATCCTCAAGACTTTAGAGCCATTGAAAAAGCTCATATTCAAAGTACAGCCGTAGCGGTAAAATATTCAGGTTTAGCAGAATTAGAAGGGTTTATTTTACCGACTTATCGAATTGTCATTGTTACGGATAAAGAATTTTTTGGACAGCAAATTTTAGCGACATCAGGCTATATTCGTAAGCGTCGTCGGGCTACTTCTAAAAAAGTCGATCTAAACAAATTACGTCCAGGAGATTATGTGGTGCATAAGCATCACGGCTTAGGGAAATTTATTGAGCTAGAAACTTTAGTCCACCGTGAATATTTGGTAGTTCAATATGCCGATGGAATACTAAGAGTTCCCGCTGATTCTTTGGATATGCTGACGCGATTTCGACAGGTAGGCAAGCGTCCGCCAGAGTTAAATAAAATGGCAGCAAAGTCTTGGTCAAACACTAAGACTAGAGTTAAGAAAAATATTAAGAGGTTGGCGGTAGATTTATTAAAGCTCTATGCTAAACGCTCAAAACTAGAAGGTTATGCCTACCCTCCTGATAACCCTTGGCAACAAGAACTAGAAGATTCATTTCCCTATCAACCTACCCCAGATCAACTCAAAGCCACCCAAGATATCAAGATAGATTTAGAAAGCGATCGCCCGATGGATCGGCTTGTCTGTGGCGATGTGGGTTTTGGTAAAACGGAAGTGGCAATTAGGGCAATTTTTAAAGTAATTACCAGTGGTAATAAGCAGGTAGCGTTTCTCGCACCTACAACTATTTTGACGCAACAGCACTATCACACCCTCAAAGAAAGATTTGCGCCTTATCCGATCAACGTTGGCTTATTAAATCGTTTCCGCACTGCTTCTGAGAAAAAAGAGATTATGCAACGGCTGGCTACAGGAGAGTTAGATTTAGTGGTGGGTACTCAACAGCTATTAAATAAGGATGTCAAGTTTAAAGACTTAGGAATGCTGGTGGTAGATGAAGAACAACGGTTTGGGGTTAACCAAAAGGAAAAAATCAAGGCTTTTAAAGCGCAGGTAGATGTATTAACCCTCTCTGCCACTCCTATTCCCCGCACGTTATATATGTCCCTGTCGGGAATTAGGGAAATGAGCTTAATTACCACGCCTCCGCCATCTCGTCGTCCAATTAAAACCCATCTTTCTCCTTATAACCCTGAAGTAATTCGCAACGCCATCCGTAATGAGTTAGACAGGGGTGGACAAGCATTTTATGTTGTACCAAGAGTCGAAGGCATTGAAGAAGTTAGCGCACAGATACGGGAGATGATTCCTAATATCAAAATTGCGATCGCTCATGGACAGATGCCAGAGGCGGAATTGGAATCAACCATGCTTACTTTTGGTAATGGCGAAGCGGATTTACTACTTTGCACCACCATCATCGAGTCTGGTTTAGATATCCCTCGCGTCAACACAATTATTGTCGAAGATTCCCAAAGATTTGGCTTATCCCAACTGTATCAGCTAAGAGGAAGAGTCGGACGAGCGGGGATTCAAGCACACGCATGGTTACTATACCCCAACAAACAAACTTTATCAGATACGGCTCGCAAAAGACTTAGAGCTTTACAAGAATTTAGTCAATTGGGTTCGGGCTATCAACTAGCGACACGGGATATGGAAATACGCGGTGTGGGTAGTCTTTTGGGTGCAGAACAATCTGGGCAAATAACTAACATTGGCTTTGAGCTTTATATGGAAATGCTGCAAGAAGCAATCAAAGAAATTCAAGGACAGGAAATACCCAAAGTAGAAGATACCCAAATAGATCTCAAGCTTACCTCCTTTATCCCCGCCAGCTACATTGCTGATGCTGGACAAAAAATGGATGCCTATCGGGCGATCGCTACTGCATCCTCAAAAAAAGAACTGGTACAGATTGCAGCCGAATGGGAAGATCGCTATGGTGCAATTCCCTCCCCGACTCAACAGCTAATACAGGTAATGGAATTAAAGCAAATAGCTAAGGCGATCGGCTTTTCCCGTATTAAGCCTGAAGGACAAACAAATATTGTCTTGGAAACCCCAATGGCTGAACCTGCTTGGAATTTATTAGCGAAAAATCTGCCTAAGCACTTGCGATCGCGTTTTGTCTATGCGCCAAAGAAAGTCATCGTGCGCGGTTTGGGTATTGTTAAACCTCAGAAGCAATTGGATAATTTGAGCGAATGGTTAGGTATAATTCACAAGGCTTTACCTGAATTGGAATTGGTTTAA
- a CDS encoding thioredoxin family protein produces MDKVSRQRRQVLFYLGLGVVGAGVTAALGVGTKGNNSTATALPTPAATKAETASAALAAAGKQLPDFQGIQQWLNSDPLAIADLKGNVVLIQFWTFACINCQRTLPYIVKWNSKYAAQGLRVVGIHTPEFAFEREPNNIKRALKQHQITYPVPVDNEYKTWNAYSNQYWPHLFLADRHGFMRYDHIGEGAYDTTEQTIQQLLKET; encoded by the coding sequence ATGGACAAAGTTTCTCGTCAGCGTCGTCAAGTTTTATTTTATTTAGGTCTGGGTGTGGTTGGAGCAGGCGTAACGGCTGCTCTTGGAGTAGGCACTAAAGGCAATAATTCGACCGCAACGGCTTTACCTACTCCTGCTGCGACCAAAGCCGAAACTGCTTCTGCTGCCTTAGCTGCTGCTGGAAAACAACTCCCCGATTTTCAGGGGATTCAGCAATGGTTAAACTCAGATCCTCTGGCGATCGCCGATCTCAAAGGCAATGTTGTCTTAATTCAGTTTTGGACGTTTGCCTGCATCAATTGTCAGCGCACGCTGCCTTATATTGTCAAATGGAACAGCAAGTATGCAGCACAGGGATTGAGAGTAGTTGGCATTCATACGCCAGAATTTGCCTTTGAGCGCGAGCCGAATAATATCAAACGCGCCCTAAAACAGCATCAAATTACCTATCCTGTCCCAGTCGACAACGAATACAAAACGTGGAATGCATACAGCAATCAATATTGGCCTCATTTGTTTTTAGCAGATCGACACGGCTTTATGCGCTACGATCATATTGGCGAAGGCGCTTATGATACGACTGAGCAGACCATTCAACAGCTATTGAAAGAAACCTAA
- a CDS encoding cytochrome c biogenesis CcdA family protein, producing the protein MNTFTLSFPIAILAGILTVLSPCVLPILPVLVGRSLQSHRYGPVALVVGLVGGFAVAGSLLGISASWFTGLANFLRYGAIAILLLLGILALFPSLSYKLFSYLPIQQWTKERPRIGLWGEFWLGTQLGLLWTPCAGPVLGGILVLAAVNHQVVSAFSLLMAYGFGAALPLIALSYGGRKISRRLLSLRRHSVVLQKAGGAIVIVTAIAILLGWDVQIQLWLAPYFPTFSI; encoded by the coding sequence ATGAATACATTTACCCTTTCTTTTCCAATTGCGATCCTTGCTGGAATTTTGACCGTTTTGTCTCCTTGTGTATTGCCAATTCTGCCAGTATTAGTGGGTCGATCGCTCCAGTCTCATCGCTATGGTCCAGTTGCTTTGGTGGTTGGCTTAGTTGGAGGCTTTGCGGTTGCGGGGAGTTTATTAGGTATCAGTGCTAGCTGGTTCACTGGACTCGCTAATTTTCTCAGGTACGGCGCGATCGCAATTCTGCTGCTCTTAGGTATCCTGGCGTTATTTCCCAGCTTGAGTTATAAATTGTTCAGCTACTTGCCAATCCAGCAATGGACTAAAGAACGTCCTCGAATTGGACTGTGGGGAGAGTTTTGGTTAGGGACTCAATTGGGACTGCTGTGGACACCCTGCGCGGGACCCGTTTTAGGCGGAATTCTAGTGCTGGCAGCCGTCAATCATCAGGTGGTAAGTGCTTTTAGTTTACTGATGGCTTATGGGTTTGGAGCAGCGTTGCCGCTCATTGCGCTTTCTTATGGAGGACGTAAAATTAGTCGGCGACTGCTCAGTTTGCGTCGTCACAGTGTAGTCTTACAAAAAGCTGGAGGTGCGATCGTAATTGTGACGGCGATCGCAATTCTGTTGGGTTGGGATGTCCAAATTCAGCTTTGGCTAGCTCCCTATTTTCCGACATTTTCAATTTAG
- a CDS encoding cytochrome b/b6 domain-containing protein, whose product MNSAIPAKRGKSKPSPSQTLLSKIFHWTNLISLFVMLFSGLQIYNANPVFGGRGGWHFPDFLTLGGWLAGGRHWHFTAMWFYALNLLWYGLYVFISRRWEKRFVSESDVKALRVSQNPKRKNYALHRLVYTAILPILLLSIASGLAMYKPASFHWLSSLFVNWQTLRTIHFLAVPIVILFTLVHSLLALRVGSVRLIKSMFI is encoded by the coding sequence ATGAATTCTGCCATACCCGCCAAACGTGGAAAATCTAAGCCGTCTCCATCTCAAACCCTCCTCTCAAAAATCTTTCACTGGACAAATTTGATTAGTCTGTTTGTAATGCTTTTTAGTGGATTGCAAATCTACAACGCCAATCCAGTGTTTGGCGGACGTGGAGGGTGGCATTTTCCCGATTTTTTAACTCTAGGCGGATGGTTGGCAGGTGGACGGCATTGGCATTTTACGGCGATGTGGTTTTATGCCTTGAATCTGCTGTGGTATGGGTTATATGTGTTTATTTCGCGCCGTTGGGAGAAACGATTTGTCAGCGAAAGTGATGTTAAGGCTTTGCGGGTGAGCCAGAATCCTAAGCGCAAAAATTACGCACTCCATCGATTGGTTTATACAGCCATTCTGCCGATTTTACTCTTGTCGATCGCGTCTGGTTTGGCAATGTATAAACCCGCTTCATTTCATTGGTTATCCAGCTTATTTGTCAATTGGCAGACGCTTCGTACCATTCATTTTCTTGCCGTTCCTATTGTGATCTTATTTACTCTGGTTCACTCATTGTTAGCCTTAAGAGTTGGTAGTGTTCGCCTCATAAAATCTATGTTTATCTGA
- a CDS encoding molybdopterin-dependent oxidoreductase: protein MSKFISRRQLLQWSGLSGAALLLNSCGSSLGSSEVGQAFEPLNQASQALLLAHKAVPEFPVSAIEPDKLLINTFDQTPQIDPAQYRLQIEGEVNQPMQLSLTDLQALPLTSMVIQHVCVEGWAAIVQWGGVRLSELLRLAQPKSNARYVYFKSADGYYESWDLASATHPQTLMAYQKNGQPLSVDNGAPLRLASPIKLGYKQSKWVTQIMLTNQLMPTKGYWEDLGYEWFGGL, encoded by the coding sequence ATGTCTAAATTTATTTCTCGTCGTCAACTGTTGCAGTGGTCTGGATTATCTGGTGCCGCTTTACTGCTTAATAGCTGCGGTTCAAGTTTAGGATCGAGTGAAGTCGGGCAAGCTTTTGAGCCACTCAATCAAGCATCACAAGCCTTGTTACTTGCCCACAAAGCCGTTCCTGAATTTCCAGTCAGTGCGATCGAGCCTGATAAACTTTTAATCAACACCTTCGATCAAACGCCACAAATCGATCCTGCACAATATCGCCTACAGATTGAAGGTGAAGTTAATCAGCCGATGCAGTTAAGTTTGACAGATCTTCAGGCACTACCGCTAACATCAATGGTGATTCAGCACGTGTGTGTCGAAGGCTGGGCAGCGATCGTCCAATGGGGCGGAGTGCGACTATCCGAATTGCTTCGATTAGCCCAACCTAAATCAAATGCCCGTTATGTTTACTTCAAATCTGCCGATGGTTACTACGAAAGCTGGGATTTAGCTTCGGCAACACATCCTCAAACGCTGATGGCATATCAGAAAAATGGACAGCCTTTGTCGGTTGATAACGGTGCGCCTCTGCGTCTGGCTTCCCCAATTAAATTGGGCTACAAACAAAGTAAATGGGTAACTCAAATTATGCTGACAAATCAGTTGATGCCGACTAAAGGATATTGGGAAGATCTAGGATACGAGTGGTTTGGAGGATTGTAA
- a CDS encoding tetratricopeptide repeat protein: MSYKIANFTCSAFIALALLLLPTATKANSEQAIAQANYLELNNLLLKGKQYVEKQNYDRALKTYEKAASLDRQNSQIFSGIGYVQTLRTEYDAAAKAYQQAIALSPDDPKLYYALGFCLGNAGENAKAAVAYEKAIELEPDNIQNHLGLGVVLLREKEYDRAVETYNHILAIAPDNEQAYSVVSRLLIEQDKSPQAISLIQKAIQQYPQLADLQIQLATALLSKNDFTSALKVLKIAKQNDPYDHSIYLRTGDVLYQQQKFDAALIEYQQASRLKLNSAEAIEGIGKVYLAKQNYIRSTSEFRRLTTIAANNPSGYRYLGISLRARKRYDEAIAAFNQALKLYKSAGNTQEADKVAVFIDELNGKLNQN, translated from the coding sequence ATGTCGTATAAAATTGCGAACTTTACTTGCTCTGCTTTTATAGCTCTAGCACTTCTTCTACTGCCCACGGCAACCAAGGCTAATTCCGAGCAGGCGATCGCTCAAGCAAATTATCTAGAGCTTAACAATTTGTTGCTTAAGGGTAAACAGTATGTAGAGAAACAAAATTACGATCGGGCTTTAAAAACTTACGAGAAAGCAGCTAGTTTAGATCGTCAAAATTCGCAAATTTTTTCTGGCATTGGTTATGTGCAGACTCTAAGAACAGAATATGATGCAGCAGCAAAAGCTTATCAACAGGCGATCGCTTTATCTCCTGACGATCCTAAACTTTACTATGCTTTAGGCTTTTGCCTGGGTAATGCAGGAGAAAACGCTAAAGCAGCAGTAGCCTATGAAAAAGCCATTGAACTAGAACCAGACAACATTCAAAACCATCTTGGTTTGGGAGTGGTCTTGCTGCGAGAAAAGGAATACGATCGAGCAGTTGAGACTTATAATCATATTTTAGCGATCGCTCCTGACAACGAACAGGCTTATAGCGTTGTTTCTCGCCTTTTAATTGAACAAGACAAATCCCCCCAAGCTATTTCTTTAATTCAAAAAGCCATTCAGCAATATCCTCAATTAGCTGATTTACAAATTCAGTTAGCTACTGCTCTTTTGAGCAAAAATGACTTTACATCAGCATTAAAAGTATTAAAGATAGCTAAACAAAATGATCCTTATGACCATTCGATTTATTTGCGTACAGGAGACGTACTGTATCAACAGCAAAAATTCGACGCAGCTTTAATTGAATATCAACAAGCATCTCGACTAAAGCTCAATTCCGCAGAAGCTATTGAAGGTATTGGTAAAGTTTATTTAGCAAAGCAGAATTACATTCGTTCTACCTCTGAGTTTAGACGTTTGACGACAATTGCTGCTAATAACCCTTCTGGATATCGTTATTTAGGCATTTCTCTAAGAGCTAGAAAAAGATATGATGAAGCGATCGCTGCCTTTAATCAAGCTCTAAAGTTATATAAAAGCGCAGGTAATACCCAAGAAGCAGATAAAGTTGCTGTCTTTATTGACGAGCTTAACGGGAAGCTTAATCAAAATTAA